The following are encoded in a window of Chiloscyllium plagiosum isolate BGI_BamShark_2017 chromosome 11, ASM401019v2, whole genome shotgun sequence genomic DNA:
- the serpinc1 gene encoding antithrombin-III, which yields MRRFALFLYAVLVGAIDPTPSSDNSLTHCNTKLKDIPGQPMCVYRTPDKKTQVAQTADKATQPKAKGLPENTNPRVWELSRANSKFAFEFYKQLAKSKADGGNIFLSPLSISTAFAMTKLGACGDTLQQLMEVFKFDTITEKTSDQVHYFFAKLNCRLYRKANKSSELVSANRLFGEKSLTYNQTFQNISEAVYRAKLIPVNFKDKPKSARKIINAWVANKTEGLIRDVIPPDAITPYTTLVIVNAIYFKGLWKSMFEKEVTVKRDFEKPDRSICKVPMMQQQGSFRFGKFSKDGVKVIELPYKGDDVSMVLILPLAEATLTGVENQLTHEKIMGWLKQLTSTDVELSLPRFRVEDSFSLTDRLKQMGLNDLFSQEKANLPGIIEGTNNNIYISDAFHKAFLEVNEEGSEAAGASTVIVMGRSLRPSLEIFNANRPFLLLIREVAINAIIFMGRISNPC from the exons ATGAGACGCTTCGCCTTGTTCCTTTATGCCGTCCTCGTGGGGGCGATAGATCCTACTCCTTCCAGTGATAACAGtctgacccactgtaacaccaaACTCAAGGACATCCCAGGCCAACCCATGTGCGTGTATCGTACACCAGACAAGAAAACCCAAGTGGCTCAGACAGCGGACAAGGCGACGCAGCCAAAGGCTAAGGGCCTCCCCGAGAACACCAACCCTCGGGTCTGGGAGCTATCCAGGGCTAACAGCAAATTCGCCTTTGAGTTTTACAAACAACTGGCCAAATCAAAGGCAGATGGGGGGAACATCTTCCTGTCACCCCTTAGCATCTCCACAGCTTTTGCCATGACAAAACTGGGAGCGTGTGGCGACACCCTGCAGCAGCTAATGGAG GTCTTTAAGTTTGACACCATCACAGAAAAGACATCAGACCAAGTGCATTACTTCTTCGCTAAGCTCAACTGCCGGCTGTACCGGAAAGCCAACAAGTCTTCAGAGCTGGTTTCAGCCAACCGGCTCTTTGGTGAGAAGTCATTAACGTACAACCAAACATTCCAGAACATCAGTGAGGCAGTGTACAGAGCCAAGCTCATCCCTGTCAACTTCAAG GACAAACCAAAGTCAGCCAGAAAGATCATCAATGCTTGGGTGGCCAACAAGACTGAAGGACTTATCAGAGATGTCATCCCTCCTGATGCCATAACACCTTACACCACCCTGGTTATTGTTAATGCAATCTATTTTAAG GGACTGTGGAAGTCCATGTTTGAGAAGGAGGTGACAGTGAAAAGGGACTTTGAGAAACCAGATAGAAGCATCTGCAAAGTCCCAATGATGCAGCAACAGGGCTCCTTTCGTTTTGGCAAGTTCTCCAAGGATGGGGTGAAGGTGATCGAGCTTCCGTACAAAGGGGATGATGTCTCCATGGTGCTGATCCTCCCACTGGCAGAAGCTACCCTGACGGGTGTCGAGAATCAGCTGACACACGAGAAGATCATGGGGTGGCTGAAGCAACTGACCTCGACGGACGTAGAACTCTCGTTGCCCCGGTTCCGAGTTGAGGACTCTTTCAGCCTCACCGACAGGCTGAAGCAGATGGGCCTGAATGATCTCTTCAGCCAAGAGAAAGCCAACTTGCCAG GGATAATTGAAGGAACCAACAATAACATTTACATATCTGATGCATTCCATAAAGCTTTCTTGGAG GTGAATGAGGAAGGTAGTGAAGCTGCTGGAGCATCTACGGTGATAGTGATGGGACGGTCACTGCGGCCCAGTCTGGAGATCTTCAACGCCAATCGGCCATTCCTGCTGCTGATCCGAGAAGTTGCTATCAATGCCATCATCTTCATGGGGAGAATATCAAACCCATGTTAA